A portion of the Bacillus sp. es.034 genome contains these proteins:
- a CDS encoding oxidoreductase, translating to MKEKGDIMQPIKVGLAGYGFSGQSFHRPLLSHLEEFHIEAVMSSNEEKVVNDLEGTTVVPFLEDLLQEDIELVVITTPNHLHYSMIKQSLLAGKHVIVEKPFVTDSRDGEELLALAKERGLHLAVFHNRRWDADFLTIQQLVKEGTLGSIFTYEAHFDRFRPAIKDRWKENKIEGAGVLYDLGSHLLDQALTLFGKPKWVQADVFPQRNPEKAEDYFLITLGYDVMRVQLYSRSIVLDPGPRYQVHGLKGSFVKHGMDRQEDDLKAGKNPVSKEWGIEDEENWGVLTTISGEEVTSEVIPSEKGDYTQFYLGVYGAVRENAPLPVDPEDALHVITIIEACKESAATGRVINMT from the coding sequence TTGAAAGAAAAAGGTGACATTATGCAGCCCATTAAAGTTGGTTTAGCAGGATACGGTTTTTCAGGACAAAGCTTTCATCGTCCTTTACTCTCTCATTTAGAGGAATTTCATATAGAAGCGGTCATGTCTTCCAATGAAGAAAAAGTAGTAAACGATCTTGAAGGGACGACCGTCGTGCCTTTCCTTGAAGATCTGCTTCAAGAAGACATCGAATTAGTGGTCATCACAACTCCCAATCACCTTCACTACAGTATGATCAAGCAATCACTATTAGCCGGTAAGCATGTGATCGTAGAGAAGCCATTTGTAACGGATAGCCGGGATGGGGAGGAGCTATTGGCACTGGCGAAAGAAAGAGGACTTCATCTCGCCGTTTTCCATAATCGGCGCTGGGATGCTGACTTCCTGACGATTCAGCAATTGGTGAAAGAAGGGACGCTGGGATCGATTTTTACATACGAAGCGCATTTTGACCGGTTCCGTCCGGCCATCAAGGACAGGTGGAAAGAGAATAAAATCGAAGGGGCAGGCGTGCTTTATGATCTTGGCTCTCATCTGTTGGATCAGGCCCTCACCCTGTTCGGGAAGCCCAAATGGGTGCAGGCGGATGTATTTCCGCAGCGAAATCCTGAAAAGGCAGAGGACTACTTCCTCATCACCCTCGGATATGATGTAATGAGGGTTCAACTGTATTCACGTTCAATCGTATTGGATCCGGGACCCCGTTATCAGGTACATGGTCTGAAAGGAAGCTTTGTGAAGCATGGCATGGATCGTCAGGAGGATGACCTTAAAGCAGGAAAGAACCCTGTTTCTAAAGAATGGGGAATCGAAGACGAAGAAAATTGGGGCGTCCTTACAACCATCTCAGGTGAAGAGGTGACATCGGAAGTCATTCCATCCGAAAAAGGGGACTACACACAATTTTACCTGGGGGTATACGGGGCAGTAAGAGAAAATGCTCCTCTACCCGTCGACCCTGAAGATGCTTTGCACGTCATCACGATAATCGAAGCATGCAAAGAAAGTGCAGCAACTGGACGCGTCATCAATATGACTTGA
- a CDS encoding GerAB/ArcD/ProY family transporter: MQPIPDRRKISPFLVFFLIHSIQVGAGVLGFQRIISKNAGYDGWISVILAGIFTHVIMFIMYQILNRVEGDLVSAHTLAFGKWLGKVFSLFFVVYFSLLVITILRTYIEVLQVWMYPRLSTFFFSLFFLILVYYIVNGGVRTVTGTAFFGIILPSYLVLTFAFTFKYADFRNILPVFDHSVKDLLISTKNMSLTYLGYESILMLYPFVKDAKKSQKYAHWALSTTTLLYTILALISFSFFSQKQLEKTVWATLSMWKIVEMPFVERFEYIGIANWCLIILPNVCIAIWCASRILKRMTPLKHRHTLLIICLLCLSALTFFTDRKLVNFLNSVSGQIGFYINYFYIPALLLLVIIMKKVRHKQ; the protein is encoded by the coding sequence ATGCAGCCCATTCCGGATAGAAGAAAAATATCGCCCTTTCTCGTATTTTTTCTCATTCACTCCATTCAGGTGGGGGCAGGAGTACTTGGATTTCAGCGAATCATTTCGAAAAATGCGGGCTATGATGGATGGATTTCCGTCATTCTTGCAGGTATTTTCACTCACGTTATTATGTTCATAATGTATCAGATTTTAAATAGGGTCGAGGGAGATCTTGTATCTGCCCACACCCTGGCCTTTGGGAAGTGGCTTGGGAAAGTATTCAGTCTCTTCTTTGTCGTCTATTTCAGTTTGCTTGTCATTACCATATTGCGCACGTATATCGAGGTATTACAGGTGTGGATGTATCCGAGATTGAGTACATTCTTCTTTTCTTTGTTCTTCCTCATCCTTGTATATTATATTGTCAACGGCGGGGTACGGACCGTGACCGGAACGGCCTTTTTCGGTATCATCCTTCCAAGTTATCTCGTATTAACTTTCGCCTTCACCTTCAAGTATGCAGACTTTCGAAATATTCTGCCTGTCTTTGATCATTCGGTAAAGGATCTATTGATTTCTACCAAGAACATGTCCCTGACGTATTTAGGTTATGAATCCATCTTGATGCTTTATCCATTTGTGAAAGACGCAAAGAAATCCCAGAAATATGCACACTGGGCGCTTTCTACGACCACTCTACTATACACAATCTTAGCCTTGATTTCTTTTTCATTTTTCAGTCAGAAGCAGCTGGAAAAGACCGTCTGGGCCACTCTTTCCATGTGGAAGATCGTCGAAATGCCGTTCGTAGAGCGATTTGAGTATATCGGCATTGCCAATTGGTGTTTGATTATCCTTCCGAACGTTTGTATCGCCATCTGGTGTGCCAGCAGGATTTTAAAACGAATGACTCCTCTGAAGCACAGGCATACGTTATTGATCATCTGCCTTCTATGCTTATCCGCCCTTACGTTTTTTACTGACCGGAAGCTAGTGAATTTCCTCAATTCCGTATCAGGGCAAATCGGATTTTACATTAACTATTTTTACATCCCTGCTCTTCTGTTGCTTGTGATCATCATGAAGAAAGTGAGGCACAAACAATGA
- a CDS encoding thioredoxin family protein, with protein MQSIKNKETFDDLITSTEPVIVKFHADWCPDCRRMDMFIDEIMEEFNQYKWYDINKDEFPEIAEKYDVMGIPSLLVYKNGEKIAHLHSANAKSPEQQNF; from the coding sequence ATGCAATCAATCAAAAATAAAGAAACCTTTGACGATCTTATCACATCAACAGAGCCTGTCATCGTAAAATTTCATGCAGACTGGTGTCCTGACTGCCGTCGTATGGATATGTTCATTGATGAAATCATGGAGGAATTCAATCAATATAAATGGTATGACATCAATAAGGACGAATTCCCGGAAATCGCCGAGAAATATGATGTCATGGGCATCCCAAGCCTGCTCGTCTACAAAAACGGCGAAAAAATCGCGCACCTCCACAGCGCCAACGCCAAATCACCAGAACAACAGAATTTCTGA
- a CDS encoding Ger(x)C family spore germination protein yields MNRISMIVALLISFILLTGCVEKEILDDLYIETGKAYDYVGEDKIKGTALFPIYLSDKSIQNGTLSAEASSTREVLEKLERRSQQPLVRGSLDVVLVGEELAKKGIIDIGDSLQRDASVGARLYLTVTEGEAGELLKGNYGLRGNGTYLSNLIQHNITRRELPETNLHMFIYDYFQDGQTPYLPILKQLSNESVAISGIALFDKDKMVKKVPAKDMFFFKLLVDKYAEGSYVIKMGKEKSRGHVENSIEASVTSLKSKNKIIVKHDADPVEVTVRIRIRGIIREYTGKKLTNDKVVEVEKQMKKDIEENGTRMLKEFQELGIDPVGIGQFQKHGVRGFDFKEWEDSIYPRVKFNVDAKIQILEAGTVE; encoded by the coding sequence ATGAACCGTATTAGCATGATCGTTGCTCTTCTCATTAGTTTTATATTGTTAACTGGATGTGTGGAAAAGGAAATCCTGGACGACCTATATATTGAAACAGGGAAAGCTTATGACTACGTGGGAGAGGACAAGATCAAGGGAACTGCTTTGTTTCCCATCTACCTCTCTGATAAATCTATTCAAAACGGGACGTTGTCAGCAGAAGCCTCCTCTACCAGGGAAGTACTCGAAAAATTGGAAAGACGATCTCAGCAGCCTCTTGTCCGAGGTAGTTTGGACGTCGTTTTAGTCGGGGAAGAGCTTGCAAAGAAGGGAATTATCGATATCGGCGACTCCCTCCAAAGGGATGCCAGTGTCGGGGCCAGGCTTTATTTGACCGTTACGGAAGGGGAAGCAGGAGAGCTCCTCAAGGGAAACTATGGATTAAGAGGAAATGGGACATACCTTTCCAACCTGATCCAGCATAATATCACCCGGAGAGAACTTCCCGAAACCAACCTTCATATGTTCATTTATGATTACTTTCAGGATGGGCAGACACCTTATCTGCCCATCTTAAAGCAGCTGTCCAATGAAAGTGTGGCAATTTCGGGCATCGCGTTATTTGATAAAGACAAAATGGTCAAAAAAGTCCCTGCTAAGGATATGTTTTTCTTCAAACTGCTTGTGGATAAATATGCAGAAGGAAGTTATGTCATTAAAATGGGGAAAGAAAAGAGCCGTGGTCATGTGGAAAATTCCATCGAGGCTTCAGTAACCAGTCTCAAATCCAAGAATAAAATCATCGTCAAGCATGATGCAGACCCTGTGGAAGTGACGGTCCGTATAAGAATAAGAGGGATCATCCGTGAGTATACTGGTAAAAAATTGACGAACGATAAAGTGGTTGAAGTGGAGAAACAGATGAAAAAGGATATTGAAGAAAACGGGACGAGAATGCTGAAAGAATTCCAGGAGTTAGGCATAGACCCTGTCGGCATCGGACAATTCCAAAAGCACGGGGTACGAGGATTTGATTTCAAAGAATGGGAAGACAGCATTTATCCACGGGTCAAATTCAATGTAGACGCAAAAATTCAGATTTTGGAAGCAGGGACGGTGGAATAA